One stretch of Sulfuricystis multivorans DNA includes these proteins:
- a CDS encoding sigma-54-dependent transcriptional regulator codes for MSQANGSQPTLLIVDDDPLITETLGFYLEKDFRVTVVGDRGQAMQWVKEQAQPPELALVDLGLPPAPHRPEEGFALISELVASAPRIRIVVLSGQNDSANARHARVLGALEFVAKPIAPDRLRTMLLRLVEIPADSLAGGEVPLLGDSPPMQKLRLQLRQYADAPFPVLIEGESGSGKELAAAALHNLSARKSQPYVTVNCAAIAPTLVEAALFGHAKGAFTGSAGARSGFFEDAGSGTLLLDEVGELPLELQPKLLRVLENGEYQRVGETQARRSLARVIAATNRDLKSEVRQGRFRADLYHRLSVFTVTLPPLRELGHDRLLLLDHFRRQITAQLGQPPFALNPEAERLWLGYVFPGNVRELRNIVIRLAARHPGQTIDAATLAEEFDPHQFATPSADREAMIENACRTLKEQSGRFSLDALLLGWEEAYIEAARRLANGNISQAARLLGINRTTLYNRIDTLARERSNDPSPHR; via the coding sequence ATGAGCCAAGCGAATGGCAGCCAGCCAACCTTGCTGATCGTCGATGACGATCCGTTGATCACCGAAACCCTGGGGTTTTATCTAGAGAAAGACTTCCGGGTCACGGTGGTTGGAGATCGTGGCCAGGCGATGCAATGGGTGAAGGAACAGGCGCAGCCGCCGGAACTGGCGCTCGTCGACCTCGGCCTGCCACCAGCTCCGCATCGGCCAGAGGAAGGTTTTGCGCTGATCAGCGAATTGGTCGCCAGCGCGCCGCGCATCCGCATCGTCGTCCTTTCCGGACAAAACGACAGCGCCAATGCCCGCCACGCTCGTGTGCTGGGGGCCCTGGAATTCGTCGCCAAGCCCATCGCTCCCGACCGTTTGCGCACGATGCTGTTACGGCTCGTCGAAATCCCCGCGGATTCGCTGGCCGGCGGCGAAGTGCCCCTGCTCGGCGACAGCCCGCCGATGCAGAAATTACGCCTGCAATTGCGGCAATACGCCGATGCACCTTTCCCGGTGCTGATCGAGGGAGAGTCCGGCAGCGGCAAGGAGCTGGCGGCGGCGGCGCTGCACAACCTGTCGGCGCGCAAATCCCAACCTTATGTGACCGTCAATTGCGCGGCAATCGCGCCGACGCTGGTCGAAGCGGCGCTGTTCGGCCATGCCAAGGGCGCATTCACGGGCTCGGCCGGCGCCCGCAGCGGCTTTTTCGAGGATGCTGGCAGCGGCACATTGCTGCTCGACGAAGTGGGTGAACTGCCCCTCGAACTGCAACCGAAGCTGTTGCGCGTGCTCGAAAACGGCGAATATCAGCGTGTCGGCGAAACCCAGGCACGTCGTTCGCTGGCACGGGTGATCGCCGCCACCAACCGCGACCTGAAAAGCGAGGTACGGCAGGGCCGCTTTCGCGCCGATCTCTACCACCGCCTGTCCGTGTTCACGGTCACCCTGCCGCCATTGCGCGAGCTGGGCCACGACCGGCTGCTCCTGCTCGATCATTTCCGCCGCCAGATCACCGCACAGCTCGGCCAGCCGCCCTTTGCGCTGAATCCCGAAGCCGAACGGCTCTGGCTCGGCTACGTTTTCCCGGGCAATGTCCGTGAGCTGCGCAACATCGTCATCCGTCTCGCCGCCCGGCATCCGGGACAAACCATCGACGCCGCCACGCTCGCCGAGGAATTCGATCCGCACCAGTTCGCCACCCCGTCCGCCGACCGGGAAGCGATGATCGAGAACGCTTGCCGCACCCTGAAGGAGCAGTCGGGCAGGTTCAGTCTCGATGCCCTGCTGCTTGGCTGGGAAGAGGCCTATATCGAGGCGGCTCGCCGGCTGGCGAACGGCAACATCAGCCAGGCCGCTCGGCTGCTCGGCATCAACCGCACCACGCTCTACAACCGCATCGACACGCTCGCCCGCGAACGGTCCAACGATCCGTCGCCTCACCGTTGA
- a CDS encoding ExeA family protein, which yields MYLEHYGLSEPPFRITPHTDFFFAGANRGATLEALLYAISHDEGIVKISGEVGSGKTMLCRVLMERLPASVVVIYLANPSLSREDILYALADELGIPPLDNCRPATVMRALQEKLVALYAEGKQVVVLIDEAHAMPVETLEEIRLLSNLESNRHKLLQLVLFGQPELDATLSRPDMRQLRERITHNFRLEPLVQTDIAEYLDFRMRAAGYRGPSVFTPEAIGRIARVSAGLTRRINILADKALLASFANGSHQVGSREIEAAIRDAEFSELPKSSRRPRASHALSWASGGAVVVLFALAVWQYLFRPTEPSVTPQTNATSPDPSQMRLPATPVESGIPGEAVSTTPLLDKLLEESRPWLQSVASDRWFIQLFTAIDANDPTQVESFLANIRNAGLEMGQVRVYRLTSGDKPRYGILYGDYVSRQEAVNVLNTLPSEVKRYRPYPRQALRLKLEGKTMNKD from the coding sequence ATGTATCTCGAACACTATGGCCTGAGCGAACCACCGTTCCGCATCACGCCGCACACCGATTTCTTCTTCGCCGGCGCCAACCGCGGCGCGACGCTGGAGGCGCTGCTCTACGCGATCAGCCACGACGAAGGCATCGTCAAGATCAGCGGCGAGGTCGGCAGCGGCAAGACGATGCTCTGCCGCGTGCTGATGGAGCGCCTGCCCGCCAGCGTCGTGGTCATCTATCTTGCCAACCCATCCTTGTCGCGTGAGGACATTCTCTACGCCTTGGCCGACGAGCTCGGCATTCCGCCTCTTGACAACTGCCGGCCCGCGACGGTGATGCGCGCCTTGCAGGAAAAACTGGTCGCGTTGTACGCCGAGGGCAAGCAGGTCGTCGTATTGATCGACGAGGCGCATGCGATGCCCGTCGAGACGCTCGAGGAGATTCGCCTGCTGTCGAACCTCGAATCGAACCGTCACAAGCTGCTGCAACTGGTGCTGTTCGGCCAGCCCGAGCTCGATGCGACGCTCTCACGTCCCGACATGCGCCAGCTGCGCGAACGGATCACGCACAATTTCCGCCTCGAACCCCTCGTCCAGACCGACATCGCGGAATATCTCGATTTCCGCATGCGTGCCGCCGGCTACCGCGGCCCCAGCGTTTTCACGCCGGAAGCGATCGGGCGTATCGCCAGGGTCTCCGCCGGGCTGACGCGGCGCATCAACATTCTCGCCGACAAGGCGCTTCTCGCTTCCTTTGCCAACGGCAGCCATCAGGTGGGCAGCCGGGAAATCGAAGCCGCCATCCGTGATGCCGAGTTCTCCGAGTTGCCCAAGTCGAGCCGCCGGCCGCGCGCCAGCCATGCGCTGTCATGGGCGAGTGGCGGCGCAGTGGTTGTGCTCTTCGCGCTCGCTGTCTGGCAGTATCTTTTCCGACCCACTGAACCGAGTGTCACGCCACAGACCAATGCCACTTCTCCGGACCCTTCTCAAATGAGGCTGCCTGCCACGCCTGTAGAGTCTGGCATTCCAGGGGAAGCCGTCAGCACGACGCCCTTGCTCGACAAGCTGCTGGAGGAAAGCCGCCCTTGGCTGCAATCCGTGGCCAGCGATCGCTGGTTCATCCAGTTGTTCACAGCCATCGATGCCAACGATCCCACTCAGGTGGAATCCTTTCTGGCAAACATCCGCAATGCCGGTCTGGAGATGGGGCAGGTGCGGGTTTATCGTCTGACCAGTGGCGATAAACCACGTTATGGCATCCTGTATGGGGATTATGTTTCGCGCCAGGAAGCCGTCAATGTTTTGAATACACTGCCATCCGAGGTGAAGCGATATCGCCCCTACCCTCGCCAGGCACTCCGTCTGAAATTGGAAGGCAAGACCATGAACAAAGACTGA
- a CDS encoding pilus (MSHA type) biogenesis protein MshL has translation MKKPFSIALLALLLAACSNAPIQPPGDNHLRAEKVVGAGDTAPIPPPVRQTIALPKPKPAAKTETYSVVVNNVRVQELLFALARDAKLNVDIHPGIEGTVTLNAIDQTLQQLLNRIAKQADIRWELDGPNLVVMPDTPFLRTYKVDYVNMQRDTNSTVIVNSQIGAAATGTPTASTISQGNNSQTKIENKTHNRFWETLEANIKDLLRETDKILPAGSSETVIERLDEQSTTGTGAPPPPTRGNTVPNLAASPNPASLQQSGVTVTRRSTFREAASVITNPETGIITVRATSRQHEKVREFLDQVMSAAQRQVLIEATVAEVELSDNYQQGIDWRLLSRSLAAAGAIDGNMVAQAATGLITLQSTRRSGTFQATIKLLEDYGNVKILSSPKLSVLNNQTALLRVVTNNVYFTVKSDVAAGVNGSAPVKAITTTPQTVAVGFVMAVTPQISDGNTITLNVRPSITSIVDAVKDPNPDLSIDSLIPVIRTREMESVLRIESGNIAVMGGLMEDKLDYKNQGLPALSGLPLFGPLFQQRNDTRKKTELVVFLRPVIIKDASLQGDYGDYRHLLPAKDFFEKGNLGPPQPELPTSKGG, from the coding sequence ATGAAAAAACCGTTTTCGATCGCCCTGCTCGCACTTTTGCTCGCGGCCTGCAGCAATGCCCCGATCCAGCCACCAGGCGACAATCATTTGCGCGCGGAGAAAGTAGTCGGCGCTGGCGACACGGCACCGATTCCCCCACCCGTACGGCAAACCATCGCGTTGCCGAAGCCGAAACCTGCCGCCAAGACGGAAACCTACAGCGTGGTCGTCAACAACGTGCGAGTGCAGGAGCTCCTCTTCGCCTTGGCGCGTGATGCGAAACTCAATGTCGACATCCATCCCGGCATCGAAGGCACGGTGACGCTGAACGCGATCGACCAGACGCTGCAGCAACTGCTCAACCGCATCGCCAAACAGGCCGACATTCGCTGGGAGCTCGACGGGCCGAATCTGGTCGTCATGCCGGATACCCCTTTCCTGCGGACCTACAAGGTCGACTACGTGAACATGCAGCGGGATACCAACAGCACGGTCATCGTCAATTCGCAAATCGGCGCAGCGGCAACTGGAACACCCACCGCGTCGACCATCAGCCAGGGCAACAACTCCCAGACCAAGATCGAAAACAAGACTCACAACCGCTTCTGGGAGACCCTCGAAGCAAACATCAAAGATCTCTTGCGCGAAACCGACAAGATCCTGCCCGCCGGTTCGAGCGAGACGGTCATCGAACGCCTCGACGAGCAATCGACGACGGGCACCGGCGCACCGCCACCACCGACCCGCGGCAACACCGTACCCAATCTGGCGGCCAGCCCCAATCCGGCATCGCTGCAGCAAAGTGGGGTGACCGTCACGCGCCGCAGCACCTTCCGCGAGGCGGCCTCCGTGATCACCAACCCCGAAACCGGCATCATCACCGTGCGCGCCACCAGCCGTCAGCATGAAAAGGTGCGCGAATTCCTCGATCAGGTGATGAGCGCCGCCCAACGTCAGGTGCTCATCGAAGCGACGGTCGCCGAGGTCGAGCTCTCCGACAACTACCAACAGGGCATCGACTGGCGGCTGCTCAGTCGCAGCCTGGCGGCAGCTGGCGCGATCGACGGCAATATGGTGGCCCAGGCCGCCACTGGTTTGATCACCCTACAAAGCACCCGCCGCAGCGGCACGTTCCAGGCGACCATCAAGCTGCTCGAAGACTATGGCAACGTCAAAATACTCTCCAGCCCCAAACTTTCTGTGCTGAACAACCAGACCGCGCTGCTGCGTGTAGTGACCAACAACGTTTATTTCACCGTCAAGTCGGATGTCGCCGCCGGCGTCAACGGCTCGGCGCCGGTCAAGGCGATCACGACGACCCCACAAACCGTCGCCGTCGGTTTCGTGATGGCCGTCACGCCACAGATCAGCGACGGCAATACCATCACACTGAATGTCCGCCCTTCGATCACCAGTATCGTCGATGCGGTGAAGGATCCCAACCCGGACCTGAGCATCGACAGTCTGATTCCGGTGATCCGCACGCGCGAGATGGAGTCCGTGCTGCGCATCGAAAGCGGCAACATCGCCGTGATGGGCGGCCTGATGGAAGACAAGCTCGATTACAAGAACCAGGGGCTGCCCGCGCTATCCGGCCTCCCCCTGTTCGGGCCGCTGTTCCAGCAACGGAACGATACGCGCAAGAAAACCGAGCTGGTCGTCTTCCTGCGGCCCGTCATCATCAAGGATGCCAGCTTGCAGGGGGATTATGGCGATTATCGCCACTTGCTCCCCGCCAAGGATTTTTTCGAAAAGGGCAACCTCGGCCCCCCTCAACCTGAGCTGCCCACGAGCAAAGGGGGGTGA
- a CDS encoding tetratricopeptide repeat protein → MEELDEQFFTAPPPYAKVIGARGAAPRPSPAGSKAVTDADRSRAQNLFAAKQSNPPVGRGFAISVGIGTLLATVAIGAYFYWQLQPKGGLSVSPALMASPSPATARRMPDSAAVTAPTGPMQTTPPTSALPSDGAAILPLTISSPSSAAPQSNATPGKRRASKMAEHPRQPDTALAATSLPDNPVRLSKQTARIDDSQETAYAAFNRGEYELARTLWLKALRNDARNLDALLGLAVLAQHEGKPDLAEKLYRQAIEVDPKNPVANAGLLAVSPPSDPRLAESRLKSLLVEQPDSPHLYFALGNLYLAESRWAEAQQAFFKAHVADPGNADYLYNLAVSLDHLHQDRLAAEYYARALAASRSGRPAAFDPAQAETRLQALQAAQGR, encoded by the coding sequence ATGGAAGAACTCGATGAACAGTTTTTTACCGCTCCTCCCCCCTATGCAAAAGTCATCGGGGCACGCGGCGCGGCCCCGCGGCCATCTCCAGCGGGCAGCAAAGCGGTGACGGATGCCGACCGATCGAGGGCGCAGAATCTATTCGCCGCCAAACAGTCCAATCCTCCCGTAGGACGAGGTTTTGCAATCAGTGTCGGTATCGGTACCCTGCTTGCAACCGTGGCCATCGGCGCCTATTTCTATTGGCAACTGCAGCCCAAAGGCGGCTTGTCGGTAAGCCCTGCCCTGATGGCCAGCCCTTCGCCTGCAACAGCGCGGCGGATGCCCGATAGCGCCGCCGTCACTGCGCCGACGGGCCCAATGCAGACCACACCACCGACGTCCGCCCTGCCGAGCGACGGTGCAGCAATACTGCCGCTGACCATTTCTTCGCCATCATCTGCTGCGCCGCAATCCAACGCCACCCCAGGAAAACGCCGTGCGTCCAAGATGGCCGAGCATCCTCGTCAGCCGGATACCGCCTTGGCGGCAACCTCACTGCCGGACAATCCAGTACGGCTGAGCAAGCAGACCGCAAGGATCGACGACTCGCAGGAAACCGCCTACGCCGCTTTCAATCGTGGCGAATATGAGCTCGCCCGCACGCTTTGGCTGAAAGCACTCCGTAACGACGCCCGCAACCTCGATGCTCTGCTCGGTCTGGCCGTCCTCGCGCAGCATGAAGGAAAACCGGATCTGGCTGAAAAGCTGTATCGACAGGCGATCGAGGTCGACCCCAAAAACCCAGTCGCCAACGCCGGGCTGCTCGCGGTCAGCCCGCCCAGCGATCCCAGGCTTGCAGAGAGCCGTTTGAAGAGTCTGCTGGTCGAACAACCCGATTCGCCGCATCTGTATTTCGCGCTTGGCAACTTGTATCTTGCAGAATCGCGCTGGGCGGAAGCGCAACAAGCCTTCTTCAAAGCCCATGTCGCCGATCCCGGCAATGCCGACTATCTCTACAACCTGGCGGTCAGTCTCGATCACCTGCACCAGGATCGTCTGGCCGCCGAGTATTACGCCCGCGCGCTGGCCGCCAGCCGTTCGGGACGTCCTGCCGCTTTCGATCCCGCCCAGGCTGAGACACGCTTGCAGGCGCTCCAGGCAGCCCAGGGCCGCTGA
- a CDS encoding GspE/PulE family protein, which translates to MDTAQSVRNTTAQRQPIGQVLIARGVISEDQLRIALLEQMKSNLPVGKLLVNLGFVSEATLRDALGESLGQKSIDLSRATVDPAALQLVPKEVARRHRLLPLDYVAELHKLTVALADPNDLVALDKLRALISPDLIIETVLAGESEIARAIDQHYGYELSIDGILHEIETGEIDFRSVASAADEYSQPVVRLIDALLTDAVKREASDIHFEPEGSFLRIRYRIDGILRQIRALHKSYWPAMAVRLKVMSGMNIAEMRAPQDGRISMSIGGRDIDFRCSAQPTIHGENMVLRILDRQKGIVPLDRLGLETWQLELLRRMLARPEGIILVTGPTGSGKTTTLYSMLNHINAESINIMTLEDPVEYPMAMIRQTSIAEAAKLDFANGIRSMMRQDPDVILVGEIRDADTAAMAFRAAMTGHQVFSTLHTNSALGAIPRLLDIGVLPDIMAGNIIGVIAQRLVRKLCPHCRKPYTPGNEELRLLGIEQVRPLPVLYHPGGCERCDFQGYRGRIAIMEILRMDDDLDDLILRRATHREVRLAAAAKGFRTLADDGQRRVLEGITSLEEVMRVIDLTERM; encoded by the coding sequence ATGGATACGGCGCAATCGGTCAGGAACACCACAGCTCAGCGCCAGCCCATCGGTCAGGTTCTGATCGCCCGGGGTGTCATCAGCGAAGACCAGCTGCGCATCGCGCTGCTGGAGCAGATGAAATCCAACCTACCGGTCGGCAAGCTGCTGGTCAACCTGGGCTTCGTCTCGGAAGCTACGTTGCGCGACGCCCTCGGCGAGTCGCTGGGGCAGAAATCGATCGACTTGTCACGTGCCACGGTCGATCCAGCGGCGCTGCAGCTCGTGCCCAAGGAAGTGGCGCGCCGTCATCGCCTATTGCCTCTCGACTATGTCGCGGAATTACACAAGCTGACAGTGGCGCTCGCCGACCCGAACGATCTCGTCGCGCTCGACAAGCTGCGCGCGCTGATCTCGCCCGACCTCATCATCGAGACGGTGTTGGCCGGAGAATCCGAAATCGCGCGCGCCATCGACCAGCACTACGGCTACGAACTCTCGATCGACGGCATCCTCCACGAGATCGAAACGGGGGAAATCGATTTCCGCAGCGTTGCTTCCGCGGCGGACGAATACAGTCAGCCTGTCGTGCGCCTGATCGATGCGCTGCTCACCGATGCCGTCAAACGCGAAGCCTCCGATATCCATTTCGAGCCGGAGGGGAGCTTCCTGCGCATCCGTTATCGCATCGACGGCATCCTGCGGCAGATCCGCGCGCTACACAAATCCTACTGGCCGGCGATGGCAGTGCGCCTGAAAGTGATGAGCGGGATGAACATCGCCGAAATGCGCGCCCCTCAGGACGGCCGCATTTCGATGTCGATCGGCGGACGTGACATCGATTTTCGCTGCTCGGCCCAGCCGACCATTCATGGCGAAAACATGGTGTTACGCATCCTCGACCGCCAAAAGGGGATCGTGCCGCTCGACCGCCTCGGTCTCGAAACCTGGCAGCTCGAACTGTTACGCCGCATGCTGGCGCGCCCTGAAGGGATCATCCTCGTCACCGGCCCCACCGGTAGCGGCAAGACGACCACGCTCTACTCGATGCTCAACCACATCAATGCCGAGAGCATCAACATCATGACGCTGGAGGATCCGGTCGAATACCCGATGGCGATGATCCGCCAAACCTCGATAGCCGAGGCCGCCAAGCTCGACTTCGCCAACGGTATCCGCTCGATGATGCGCCAAGACCCCGACGTGATTCTGGTTGGCGAGATCCGCGATGCAGATACCGCCGCCATGGCCTTTCGGGCAGCGATGACCGGCCATCAGGTGTTCTCGACGCTGCACACCAACTCGGCGCTCGGTGCCATCCCGCGCCTGCTCGATATCGGCGTGCTGCCCGACATCATGGCCGGAAACATCATCGGTGTGATCGCTCAGCGGTTGGTGCGCAAACTCTGTCCACATTGCCGCAAGCCCTACACGCCTGGCAACGAAGAGCTGCGCCTGCTGGGTATCGAACAAGTGCGGCCGCTGCCGGTGCTCTACCATCCAGGTGGCTGCGAGCGCTGTGACTTCCAGGGCTACCGTGGACGCATCGCGATCATGGAGATCCTGCGCATGGACGACGATCTCGACGATCTGATCCTGCGTCGCGCCACGCATCGTGAGGTCCGCCTGGCCGCCGCGGCAAAGGGCTTCCGCACGCTCGCCGATGACGGCCAGCGGCGGGTCCTCGAAGGCATCACCTCGCTCGAGGAAGTCATGCGGGTGATCGATCTGACCGAGCGGATGTAA